The Akkermansia muciniphila genome includes the window CTCCGCCGCCCGCAGCGGGACCGCCCTGTTCAAAGGCAGCGTGGCCGAAGCGGTCATACGCGGCCTTCTTGTCCGCATCGGAAAGCACCTCGTAGGCCTCTCCCAGCTCCTTGAACTTCTCTTCCGCGGAAGGATCGTCCGGATTGCGGTCCGGGTGGTACTTCAAGGCCAGCTTGCGGTAGGCCTTCTTGATCTCATCATCGGTGGCGTCCTTGGAAACGCCCAGGATCTCGTAATAATCTTTCTTAGTAGCCATGTGGCGTGAATGTTAAAAAACGGTCAAACTTGCGGTTCAGGTTCCGGAGTCTGCGCTACCACGACGTTCGCCGGGCGCAGGAGCCTGTCTTTCAGCTTGTACCCCTTGCGGATGACGCGCAGGACGGTGCCCTCAGGCTGGTCGGAAGGTTCGCGCTGGAGGGCCTCCTCCGTGGCATGGTCAAACATGCTGCCTACAACGGGCTCCACGGAAGTCACGCCGTTGCTGGCGAGAAATTCGTCCAGCTGCTTCTTCACCATGTTCATGCCGATGTAAATCATGGAGCCGGTGTCCGCACTGGCGGCGGCCATGCCCATTTCAAAATTGTCAATCACGGGAAGCAGCTCCTCCAGCAGGCGCTGGTTGGCGAACTTGGCGCATTCCTCCTTCTCCTTCACCATGCGCTTGCGGTAATTATCATACTCCGCAGCGGTGCGCATGGCGGTATCCCGCCACTTCATCAATTCATCTTCCAGGGAAGGTTCTGCATCTTTCTGTTCTGCGGGAGCGTCCTGAACCTGTTCCCGGACTTCCTTCTCTTCCGCATCCGCGTTCTTCTTTTCTTGCTCTTCCTTGCTCATGCGGCCAATGTAAATACTTTTACCGAATGCGTCAACGGCCCCGTAAGACATGGATGACGTTTGACGCGTGATGACTGGAACCTGATACAACTCCTCTATGCAGAAAAGGGAATGACAGCCTTTCCGGCAGCCGTTTCAGTCTTCCGGAGCGTCCGCCGCAGGCAGCAGCCGGGCAAGCTTTTCCGCGCACCCGTCCGGCAGCTCCACCACCTTCAGCCGTGCGGACTCCCCGCG containing:
- a CDS encoding nucleotide exchange factor GrpE is translated as MSKEEQEKKNADAEEKEVREQVQDAPAEQKDAEPSLEDELMKWRDTAMRTAAEYDNYRKRMVKEKEECAKFANQRLLEELLPVIDNFEMGMAAASADTGSMIYIGMNMVKKQLDEFLASNGVTSVEPVVGSMFDHATEEALQREPSDQPEGTVLRVIRKGYKLKDRLLRPANVVVAQTPEPEPQV